From Mus pahari chromosome 20, PAHARI_EIJ_v1.1, whole genome shotgun sequence, the proteins below share one genomic window:
- the Hsdl1 gene encoding inactive hydroxysteroid dehydrogenase-like protein 1, with product MAAVDSFYLLYREIARSCNCYMEALALVGAWYTARKSVTVICDFYSLVRLHFIPRLGSRPDLIKQYGRWAVISGATDGIGKAYAEELASQGLNVILISQEEEKLQAVARHIADTYRVETHVLVADFSRGREIYAPIREALRDRDIGILVNDVGTFYPYPQYFSQVPEDTLWDIVNVNIAAASLMVHIVLPGMVERKKGAIVTVSSGSCCKPTPQLAAFSASKAYLDHFSRALQYEYASKGIFVQSLIPFYVTNNGTAPGSFLHRCPWLAPSPRVYAHHAVSTLGISKRTTGYWSHSIQFLFAQYMPEWLWVWGANLLNRSLRKEALSCQA from the exons ATGGCTGCTGTTGACAGCTTCTACCTCTTGTACAGGGAAATCGCCAGGTCTTGCAATTGCTACATGGAAGCCCTGGCCTTGGTGGGAGCCTGGTACACAGCCCGAAAGAGCGTCACAGTCATCTGTGACTTCTACAGTCTGGTCAGGCTGCACTTCATCCCTCGCCTGGGGAGCAGGCCCGACCTGATCAAGCAATATGGAAGATGGGCGGTCATCAGTG GGGCCACAGATGGCATCGGGAAGGCCTATGCGGAGGAGTTAGCGAGCCAGGGACTCAACGTCATCCTGATcagccaggaagaagagaagctgCAGGCCGTGGCTAGGCACATAGCTGACACCTACAGGGTGGAGACGCATGTCCTGGTGGCAGACTTCAGCAGAGGCCGAGAGATTTACGCCCCCATCCGAGAAgccctgagagacagagacattggCATCCTGGTGAATGACGTGGGTACGTTCTACCCCTACCCGCAGTATTTCAGCCAAGTGCCCGAGGACACGCTCTGGGACATTGTGAACGTGAACATTGCGGCCGCCAGCCTGATGGTGCACATCGTGCTTCCGGGGAtggtggagagaaagaagggcGCCATTGTCACCGTGTCTTCTGGCTCCTGCTGCAAGCCCACCCCACAGCTGGCTGCCTTTTCTGCGTCCAAG GCCTATCTGGACCACTTCAGCCGAGCCCTGCAGTACGAGTATGCCTCTAAGGGGATCTTTGTGCAGAGTCTGATCCCCTTCTACGTGACCAACAATGGGACTGCGCCTGGCAGCTTCCTGCACAGATGCCCGTGGCTAGCGCCGTCGCCAAGAGTGTATGCACATCATGCAGTGTCGACCCTGGGCATTTCAAAAAGGACCACAGGCTACTGGTCCCATTCCATTCAG TTCCTCTTCGCACAGTATATGCCCGAGTGGCTCTGGGTGTGGGGTGCAAACCTCCTCAACCGCTCCTTACGGAAAGAGGCCTTATCCTGCCAAGCCTGA